A single window of Lutzomyia longipalpis isolate SR_M1_2022 chromosome 1, ASM2433408v1 DNA harbors:
- the LOC129786266 gene encoding DNA polymerase subunit gamma-2, mitochondrial — protein sequence MSRVSGVVRNLREIVEILSKTQYAKLTLKSEKNINDLTLLPLGQKLLDNLKREWINSDPVINIYHRSEENARETQKVRKICEENPLSLYTSKDFEEKFRNLKENYQAEIPLGVSECLSCPSFERKAENPGESLNFSLKNIQYLTCSYFISPVSAIEQFYRIQRQRKIWWMKYSSNPGRFKVSESKTIEQSEGKIQRISIRSNINESSLDLETIELISLNSGGNLKLRDQRSGQEITPAIVKTGICLEIATLGVLVDAIDSSDETESLMLHRKIAPHQLAVLCYSQQPDNLSDLQDLAQLVTINTRKVGISTLNLPKGATDEEKHLSQELSVMDRLGVPYCIILNDESLRNGILQLRSRDTSLSEAVHLTDIPKYLIKIYSSF from the coding sequence ATGTCACGGGTGAGTGGGGTTGTTCGAAATTTAAGGGAAATAGTAGAAATCCTCAGCAAGACTCAATATGCAAAACTCACGTTAAAAtctgagaaaaatatcaatgatCTCACCCTCCTCCCTCTGGGACAAAAATTGCTGGACAATCTGAAGAGGGAATGGATAAATTCTGATCCTGTAATCAATATCTATCATAGAAGTGAGGAAAATGCTAGAGAAACTCAGAAAGTTAGGAAGATTTGTGAGGAAAATCCTCTTTCCTTGTACACCTCAAAGGATTTTGAGGAGAAATTTCggaatttgaaggaaaactATCAAGCCGAAATTCCTCTGGGTGTTTCAGAATGCCTTTCATGCCcatcttttgagagaaaagcAGAAAATCCTGGagaaagtttgaatttttccctGAAGAACATTCAATACCTCACTTGCTCGTACTTTATCTCACCAGTCAGTGCTATAGAACAATTCTACAGAATTCAGAGGCAGAGGAAAATATGGTGGATGAAGTATTCATCCAATCCCGGTAGATTTAAGGTGTCAGAGTCTAAAACTATTGAGCAGTCTGAAGggaaaattcagagaatttcCATTAGATCAAATATCAATGAATCCTCATTGGATTTGGAGACAATTGAGTTGATTTCGTTGAATTCTGGAGGGAATCTCAAGCTCAGGGATCAGCGTAGTGGCCAAGAGATTACTCCTGCTATCGTTAAGACCGGGATTTGTCTAGAGATTGCCACCCTGGGCGTTTTGGTTGATGCAATTGACTCCTCGGATGAAACAGAAAGCCTCATGCTTCATCGCAAAATTGCTCCTCATCAATTAGCCGTTCTCTGCTACTCCCAGCAGCCAGATAACTTATCAGATCTCCAAGATCTTGCACAATTGGTTACAATAAACACCAGAAAGGTGGGAATTTCCACACTAAACCTCCCAAAAGGAGCCACAGATGAGGAGAAACATCTCTCTCAAGAATTAAGCGTCATGGATCGTCTGGGAGTGCCTTACTGCATCATCCTCAACGATGAGAGCCTCCGGAATGGAATTCTCCAGCTCCGTAGTCGTGATACATCACTCTCAGAGGCAGTTCATCTCACGGACATCCCCAAGTACCTCATCAAAATCTACTCCTCCTTCTGA